The proteins below are encoded in one region of Betaproteobacteria bacterium:
- a CDS encoding endonuclease/exonuclease/phosphatase family protein → MTQPALHITTYNIHKGFSQFNRRMMVHELRERLRHLNPDIVFLQEVQGLHLGHAENHDDWPDSPQHEFLAEDVWAASAYGRNMLYDHGHHGNAILSRFPILHSHNQDVTHLKFERRGMLHCRIELPDGLAVHCVCVHLSLFGYSRRKQMAALAEYLDQLAEPNAPLIVAGDFNDWRNRVGDDLTRRLGLREVFCGPSGIPACSFPAAMPMFRLDRIYVRGFDVINTEVHHGKPWSAISDHAALSAHLAANGR, encoded by the coding sequence ATGACCCAACCCGCGCTGCACATCACCACCTACAACATCCACAAAGGTTTTTCGCAGTTCAACCGGCGGATGATGGTGCATGAGTTGCGCGAACGCCTGCGCCACCTGAACCCTGACATCGTGTTTCTACAGGAGGTGCAGGGTCTGCATTTGGGTCATGCAGAGAATCACGATGATTGGCCCGATTCGCCGCAACACGAATTCCTGGCCGAAGACGTCTGGGCGGCCTCCGCCTATGGCCGGAACATGCTCTACGATCACGGCCACCACGGCAACGCGATCCTCTCCCGCTTTCCGATCCTGCATTCGCACAATCAGGACGTCACCCACCTGAAATTCGAAAGGCGCGGCATGCTGCATTGCCGTATCGAACTGCCGGATGGTCTGGCGGTTCATTGCGTCTGCGTGCACCTGTCGCTATTCGGCTATTCGCGGCGCAAGCAGATGGCGGCGCTGGCCGAATACCTTGACCAACTGGCCGAACCCAACGCGCCGTTGATCGTCGCCGGCGATTTCAACGACTGGCGCAACCGGGTCGGCGACGATCTGACCCGGCGCCTCGGGCTGCGCGAAGTCTTCTGCGGCCCCAGCGGCATACCGGCATGCAGTTTTCCCGCCGCCATGCCGATGTTTCGTCTCGACCGCATTTACGTGCGCGGTTTCGACGTCATCAACACCGAGGTCCATCACGGCAAGCCATGGTCGGCCATTTCCGATCACGCCGCGCTGTCGGCGCATCTCGCCGCGAATGGCCGTTGA